A genomic segment from Takifugu rubripes chromosome 20, fTakRub1.2, whole genome shotgun sequence encodes:
- the c20h1orf53 gene encoding uncharacterized protein C1orf53 homolog produces MFYASMFHPHYPFVSRLPFLVFIRCNKRLATMSSTNPAEESSEPVKSSERSADSSAAEPLTGSSNAGAEHRPPGRGFTEEELAIHRLHRQACQARQQMYVDPSSGYKVFTEHAHLQRGKCCGSACRHCPYGQVNVKDPAKRKHFNSLFYL; encoded by the exons ATGTTTTACGCGAGCATGTTTCACCCACATTATCCGTTCGTCAGCAGACTCCCTTTCCTGGTGTTTATTCGGTGTAATAAACGACTTGCAACCATGTCGTCAACGAACCCCGCAGAAGAAAGCTCGGAGCCGGTGAAGAGCTCCGAGAGGAGCGCGGACAGCAGCGCAGCAGAGCcgctgacaggcagcagcaacGCGGGGGCAGAACACCGGCCCCCGGGCAGAGGGTTcacagaggaagagctggcCATCCATAGACTCCACAGGCAGGCGTGTCAG GCGCGGCAGCAGATGTACGTCGACCCTTCCAGTGGGTACAAGGTGTTCACTGAACATGCCCACCTCCAGAGAGGGAAGTGCTGCGGCAGCGCGTGCAGACAT TGTCCATATGGCCAAGTGAACGTAAAGGACCCCGCGAAGAGGAAACACTTTAATTCTTTGTTTT